ACATAGTCATTTTGGTTCCATCGTTAAAACCTGTTTCTTTTAATGTGTAAGTGTAAACTACTTTTGAAATTTTCTTACCATTAAAACTTGAATTTTTTAGACCAGTATAGGTAACATCGACTGGTTTATCCTTTTCTAATACAAGCTTTGCATAAGTGTTATTCGAATTGATTGCATTGAAATATGAATATGCTGTAGATTTTTTCCTATCAGGATTTGTTGGCGAAATCCCCCATGATTTTACCAAAGCATCCAATTCCTGCTGCCCATATTGATGTACAGATGAATCAATTGTTCGTATTGCATTTGGTTCTGATTTAAAGTTCAACGATTGTGATCTTGGTTCTGAAAGATAACCATCTTGTTTCTTTTTACTCTCCGCTTCTGCGAGTGCTGCAGTATAAGCTGCGAACTCTTTCTTATATTTGGCAAGATCTGCTTCATATTTAGCAACTTTAGCTTCGTATTCAGCTTTTGCGGCGGCATTGCGTTGCTTGATTTCGTCATTTTCAGCTTGGAGCGCTGCATTTTTTGCCTTGTTGTCTTCAACTGCCTTCTCGTAAGTTGCTTTTGCATCGGCATTAGCTTTTTGAACGCGAGCTAATTCCGTCTGGTATTCGGCTAGCTTAGCTTGGTAGTCTGCTTCATTGGTAGCATTTGCTCGCTTAACTGCCGCCAAATCTGCTTCGTATTTCTTCACCGCTGCGTCATAAGTCGATTTTGCAGTGGCGTTACGTTGCTTAATCGCCTCATTTTCAGCTTGAATGGCTGTATTTTTAGCTGTGTTTTCTTCAACAGCTTTTTCATAGGCTGCTTTTGCATCAGAATTAGCCTTTTGAACACGTGCCAATTCTGTCTGATAAGCTGCTAATTTAGCTTGATAATCAGCATCATTATCTTCTTTAGCTTTCTTAATAGCTGCAAGATCCGCTTCATACTGCTTCATCGCTGCTTCATAATTCGCTTTTGCAGTTTCATTACGCTGTTTAATGGCTTCATTTTCAGCTTTAAGCGCTTCGTTTTTAGCTGTGTTTTCTTTTACTGCTTTATCATAAGCCTCTTTAGCTTCAGCATTAGCTTTTTGTACTCGAGCTAATTCTGTCTGGTAAGCTGAAAGTTTATTTTGATAATCCTGTTGACTATCTTCATTTGCTTTTTTGACAGTTGCTAAATCTTTTTGATATTGTGCTAGCTTAGCCTCATACTCTGCTTTAGCTGTTGCATTGGCAGTGTTGATTTTTCCAACTTCTTCTTGATGACTTTTTAGATCTTTTTGATACTTGTCATCCGCTGCTTTGTTTTCAGCATTGATTTTATCTGTTTCAGCCTGATGAGCTGCGACTTCCTTTTTATATGCTTCAGTTGTTTTCTTTACTTCTTCAGCCTGTTTAGCATAGTCGCTTTTAATCTCATCTTGTTTTTGAGCATTCTCTGTAGCAGTTGTGGCTGTTCCTTTGTCTTTTGTTTCATCTTGAACTACCTTAACTCCTGCAGATTTTGCATCAGCAACTGCTTTATCCAAATCAGCTGATGATACTTCTACTGGTAAAGCTGAGTCTTTAGAACCAGCCTTAGCTTGGCTTTCTTTGGCAACTTGACTCATTTCACCCTGAGCTTCAGGTAGATTTGTAGCTGGGTTCCCGGTACTTGTAACTTCAACCGCACTTGTGCTTGTTGTCTCTTTTACTTCATCAGCAAAAACTGCCTGATCTGCAAAAGCAATCAAAGCAGTCCCTAAAACAGCGCCACACAAAGTTTTTGCAACCTTGCTTTTACGAAATCCATAGACTTCTTTTCTATTTTTCATTATAAGTCATTTCCTTATCTAAATTTAGTCGTTACTTCTTATATTAACACTTTACAAGGCAAGATACAAATATTTACTCTTTTTTCTTTTTATTTATAGAAAAATTTCACCTATTTATAAATTAAAAAGAAGATGGTCACACCATCTTCTTTTAGTTAAACTATTTATTTTGGCTCTATAATATTTGTAGTGGGTAAATCCCCTATAGATATTATGGAGCCTATTTTGTTGTAGAAAAAAAGTCTCATATGACCTATAATGAAAAGCAACCAAACCATCATTAGAAAGAGCCATATGGAACAATTACATTTTATCACAAAACTACTCGATATCAAAGACCCTAATATCCAAATTATAGACATCATCAGTAAGGATACCCACAAGGAAATCATCGCTAAAATGTATTATGATGCTCCACTTTGTCCTGATTGCGGAAGCCAAATGAAGAAATATGACTTTCAAAAACCTTCTAAAATCCCTTACCTTGAAACGACTGGTATGCCTACTAGAATTCTCCTTAAAAAACGCCGTTTTAAGTGCTATCAGTGCTCTAAAATGATGGTCTCTGAGACTCCTATAGTCAAGAAAAATCACCAAATCCCTCGTATCATCAACCAAAAGATTGCCCAGAAGCTAATTGAAAAGACTTCTATGACTGGCATTGCCCATCAGCTGTCTATTTCAACTTCAACTGTCATTCGCAAACTCAATGACTTCCGTTTTAAGCATGATTTTTCTCGTCTGCCTGAGATTATGTCCTGGGACGAGTATACCTTCACTAAGGGAAAGATGAGTTTTATTGCGCAAGATTTTGA
This window of the Streptococcus sp. D7B5 genome carries:
- a CDS encoding ISL3 family transposase; its protein translation is MEQLHFITKLLDIKDPNIQIIDIISKDTHKEIIAKMYYDAPLCPDCGSQMKKYDFQKPSKIPYLETTGMPTRILLKKRRFKCYQCSKMMVSETPIVKKNHQIPRIINQKIAQKLIEKTSMTGIAHQLSISTSTVIRKLNDFRFKHDFSRLPEIMSWDEYTFTKGKMSFIAQDFEKLNIITVLEGRTQAIKRYWKLIQQDSRKLSDKRFYRPTFRMHLTNKEILDKLLSYSEDLKHHYHLHQLLLFHFQNKEPEKFFGLFENNIKKVHSLFQTVFKTFLKDKGKIVNVLQLSYSNAKLEATNNLIKLIKRNAFGFRNFENFKKRIFVALNIKKERTKFVLSRA